In a single window of the Arthrobacter sp. StoSoilA2 genome:
- a CDS encoding DUF3883 domain-containing protein, translated as MTSQNKREYLLASLLRAADPPWLENADVLVHSSDDLPQDIERWSEVLGLSPDSGLRVVRRVSAKIDLARRAQVGSAGEMALCALLEAKWPGAINHVAATDDGFGYDISASLPEAEWHLEVKSTTRRGRLSFFLSRHEFETGLSDSHWKLLVVGLDDALEASCVAEVDKSALKQFAPTDRTTSASWESAKYDLEGAHLMPGLAFLPWGEADMAVHGLLALGTSNHSPYFAWMPTRS; from the coding sequence ATGACATCCCAGAACAAGAGAGAATACCTCCTGGCGAGTTTGTTAAGAGCCGCGGACCCTCCGTGGCTGGAAAATGCTGACGTGCTGGTCCACAGTAGCGATGACCTACCGCAGGACATAGAGAGATGGTCGGAAGTTCTTGGTTTGTCGCCCGATTCAGGGTTACGAGTCGTACGACGGGTAAGTGCAAAGATAGATCTAGCCCGGCGAGCACAGGTGGGAAGCGCAGGAGAAATGGCACTCTGTGCACTGCTGGAGGCCAAGTGGCCCGGTGCGATCAATCACGTAGCCGCAACGGATGACGGGTTCGGATATGACATTTCAGCTTCACTTCCAGAGGCTGAATGGCATCTTGAAGTGAAATCGACTACTCGCAGAGGCCGTCTTTCCTTTTTCCTCAGTCGTCACGAGTTCGAGACGGGGCTATCCGACAGCCACTGGAAGTTGCTTGTCGTCGGCTTAGACGATGCCCTTGAAGCCAGCTGCGTTGCCGAGGTGGACAAGTCAGCATTGAAGCAGTTCGCCCCGACAGATCGAACTACGTCAGCAAGCTGGGAAAGCGCAAAATATGACCTGGAGGGAGCCCACCTCATGCCTGGCTTAGCGTTTCTCCCATGGGGTGAGGCGGACATGGCGGTGCATGGCTTGCTGGCATTGGG
- a CDS encoding DEAD/DEAH box helicase, with product MLDLRFSLMAGRVDLSCDEGNSPHLRMLATRFSTSLSLHKTSISIELDDFLVNLRELARWPADDVDVRWDGALLRLVEGNVQDSTLVDARLNAEEVNQLPVPVLPPNWVAPLTEHQTRDLSKLMALNHGANFSVPGAGKTRASMAIYAARRAAGSIERMLVVCPKSAFESWEYEAGVCFQGEPMTTHVWTGGLPPDADILLVNYERLPNSLPPLITWMKAASTLLVLDEAHRMKLGSAGAWGSACLTLGPYATNRLILTGTPAPNGSRDLESLFSFVWPGQGRAAVQRAVAHEDLAVASRALKPLFTRTTKSELDLPPVDISIRRVDLPPLHREIYDALLGQGKLALASEAGDMAALGKILLYLLMAATSPALLAVGSDKHEALPYRVPPYLVPEGATAMELLRDLPLYELNPKYQEVRSIVEKNAAKGRKTLIWSTFVRNLKSLERMLAEFNPALIHGGTIDRDEELKRFRQDPTCAVLLSNPATLGEGVSLHHACHDAVYVDRDFSAGRFLQSLDRIHRLGLAPSTITKITVLAATGTIDEVVEDRLARKLEFMGGILDDPNVRVLGDLEEEVDESVGMDMSDLAALTSYLNR from the coding sequence GTGCTCGACCTCCGGTTTTCCCTCATGGCAGGGAGGGTTGATCTTTCATGCGACGAGGGCAATTCCCCTCATCTTCGGATGCTTGCAACCCGATTTTCGACGAGTCTGAGCCTGCACAAGACGTCCATCAGCATTGAACTAGATGATTTCCTCGTCAACCTTCGAGAATTAGCCCGATGGCCCGCTGACGACGTCGATGTCCGCTGGGATGGTGCACTCCTTCGACTCGTCGAAGGAAACGTTCAGGACTCCACATTGGTAGATGCTCGGCTCAATGCCGAGGAAGTCAATCAGCTGCCCGTCCCCGTTCTGCCGCCCAACTGGGTTGCTCCGCTCACCGAGCACCAGACCCGTGATCTGTCTAAACTCATGGCTCTAAATCACGGCGCAAACTTCAGTGTTCCTGGTGCTGGAAAGACCAGGGCGAGTATGGCCATCTACGCGGCTCGTCGCGCCGCCGGATCAATCGAACGCATGCTCGTTGTGTGTCCTAAATCTGCATTCGAAAGCTGGGAGTACGAAGCCGGAGTCTGCTTTCAAGGCGAGCCCATGACAACGCACGTATGGACCGGGGGACTTCCCCCGGATGCCGATATTCTTCTCGTCAATTACGAACGTCTGCCAAATTCACTCCCGCCCCTCATTACGTGGATGAAGGCCGCTTCAACTCTTTTGGTCCTAGACGAGGCCCACCGAATGAAACTCGGCAGCGCAGGGGCCTGGGGTAGCGCCTGCCTGACTCTCGGCCCGTACGCGACTAATCGTCTGATTCTGACTGGTACGCCCGCCCCGAACGGCTCTAGAGACCTAGAAAGCCTCTTCTCATTCGTATGGCCAGGACAGGGCAGGGCGGCGGTCCAACGAGCGGTGGCACACGAGGATTTGGCCGTAGCCAGCCGAGCCCTCAAACCGCTTTTCACGCGAACAACGAAGTCCGAGTTGGACTTACCCCCGGTGGACATATCGATCCGGCGAGTGGATCTACCGCCACTGCACCGAGAAATTTATGACGCCCTTCTTGGGCAAGGGAAGCTTGCATTAGCCTCTGAAGCCGGCGACATGGCCGCGCTCGGAAAAATTCTTCTCTACTTGTTGATGGCCGCCACTTCGCCTGCACTTCTTGCCGTTGGCTCGGATAAACACGAAGCGCTGCCCTACCGTGTGCCGCCCTATCTGGTTCCAGAGGGCGCTACTGCCATGGAGCTTCTTCGGGATCTACCACTCTACGAGCTCAACCCCAAGTATCAGGAGGTACGCAGCATTGTAGAAAAGAATGCGGCCAAGGGCAGAAAAACGCTTATCTGGTCGACGTTCGTTCGAAACCTCAAATCACTTGAAAGAATGCTCGCGGAATTCAATCCGGCCTTGATTCACGGGGGGACAATCGACCGGGACGAGGAGCTCAAGCGCTTCCGGCAAGACCCCACATGCGCGGTTCTGCTGTCCAACCCCGCCACGCTCGGCGAAGGAGTCAGCCTCCATCATGCGTGTCACGATGCCGTGTATGTTGACCGCGATTTTTCCGCCGGCCGATTCCTGCAAAGTCTGGATCGGATCCATCGACTGGGCCTGGCTCCTTCCACCATAACCAAGATCACCGTTCTGGCCGCTACAGGCACCATCGACGAGGTGGTCGAGGATCGGCTGGCACGCAAGCTGGAATTCATGGGCGGTATCCTCGACGATCCCAATGTGCGTGTTCTTGGTGACTTGGAAGAAGAAGTCGATGAATCGGTCGGAATGGATATGTCCGACCTGGCGGCACTTACTAGTTACCTCAACCGATGA
- a CDS encoding ParB/RepB/Spo0J family partition protein has protein sequence MSNVPGRAQDNKAIIEERLAASRSAEGVQESVSIEWRGSSVHLPVISMPVEILYYNPATHRIRAQRSIDSAKDQELDNDPYGDLGQAYLHQLLKGDPTNPESVDPAFEALKEDLKVHGQSDPGIITRSGVLINGNTRRAALSELKQEHIRVGVLPPDASLDDLRSIELALQLRKDHKRDYSFMNFLLAIEERILQGRPTSEITADFRIKAATLERHLWILSLIREAIDRSKIVGSDGQQVSLRLVDFEEQQGKLEELYRTYSALKIKAPDEAEALREQRLLAIALNKSKTDLRLIESDFVGKYAKPLMPKPSPTGGTAVRIPGTQLSAPGPSAMVEALKASTTAVLQAKAATQAHVDVPSTERAAAQQLLTSTHSALDDGLDLAGRQGRVLKRKLAATDRLSDANDALELVLEAVSSAKATGNFSVSDLEEEIGVMRENLHKLAQIVSRGLSEPTDGVRWLQAITRVEIGAEK, from the coding sequence ATGAGCAACGTGCCAGGGCGTGCGCAGGACAACAAGGCCATCATTGAAGAGCGCCTTGCGGCAAGCCGCTCTGCCGAGGGCGTACAAGAGAGCGTCTCGATTGAATGGCGTGGGAGCTCAGTGCACTTGCCGGTGATCTCCATGCCGGTGGAGATTCTGTATTACAATCCCGCCACACACCGCATACGGGCGCAGCGCAGTATCGACAGCGCGAAGGACCAAGAACTGGACAACGATCCTTACGGTGACCTGGGCCAGGCATACCTTCATCAGCTGCTCAAAGGTGACCCTACGAACCCTGAGTCGGTTGACCCGGCTTTTGAGGCGCTCAAAGAAGACTTGAAGGTACACGGTCAAAGCGATCCGGGAATCATTACTCGTAGCGGGGTTTTGATCAACGGCAACACCCGCCGTGCTGCACTGTCGGAACTAAAACAAGAGCACATCCGCGTCGGGGTACTTCCGCCCGATGCCAGTCTGGACGATCTACGGTCCATCGAACTTGCCCTTCAGCTACGCAAGGACCACAAGCGCGATTACTCATTCATGAACTTCCTACTCGCTATCGAGGAAAGGATCCTTCAGGGACGGCCAACATCGGAGATCACGGCTGACTTCCGAATAAAAGCGGCAACCCTCGAACGTCACCTATGGATCTTGAGCCTCATCCGAGAAGCAATCGACAGAAGCAAGATTGTCGGTTCGGACGGTCAGCAGGTTTCCTTGCGTCTGGTGGATTTCGAAGAGCAACAGGGGAAACTCGAAGAGCTCTACCGAACCTATTCGGCGCTAAAAATAAAGGCACCCGATGAAGCTGAAGCTCTCAGAGAACAGCGACTCTTGGCCATAGCCCTTAATAAATCCAAGACAGACCTGCGGTTGATCGAATCAGACTTTGTGGGTAAATACGCTAAGCCACTTATGCCGAAACCGAGCCCCACCGGGGGGACTGCTGTCCGCATCCCCGGTACGCAACTGTCGGCGCCCGGCCCGAGCGCGATGGTCGAAGCACTGAAGGCGTCGACCACCGCCGTACTGCAGGCTAAAGCCGCCACGCAGGCTCACGTGGATGTACCCAGCACGGAACGCGCAGCGGCCCAACAATTGTTGACAAGTACCCACAGCGCCCTGGATGACGGATTGGATCTGGCTGGCCGCCAAGGCAGAGTCCTAAAGAGGAAATTAGCAGCCACCGACCGATTGTCCGATGCGAACGACGCGCTTGAGCTGGTTCTTGAGGCCGTCTCAAGCGCCAAGGCAACAGGAAACTTCAGCGTGTCCGATCTGGAGGAGGAGATTGGAGTGATGCGTGAGAATCTCCACAAGCTTGCACAGATCGTCAGTCGTGGCCTTAGCGAACCGACGGACGGCGTTCGGTGGCTCCAGGCAATAACTCGCGTAGAAATCGGGGCGGAAAAATAG
- a CDS encoding DNA cytosine methyltransferase, whose amino-acid sequence MIASSSQLTVLEICAGAGGQSVGLEKAGFGHSLAVEIDADAAATLRLNRPEWDVHQGDVREISGSGYKGVDLLAGGVPCPPFSIAGKQLGADDERDLFPEALRLVREASPSAVMLENVRGLASARFTPYRQSILEALDKLGYDADWQLFNSSEFGVPQLRPRFILVAMKRRHFRKFSWPSAQGTPPSVGKILLPLMKSGGWPGAEAWAARANYIAPTVVGGSKKHGGADLGPTRAKAAWLQLGVDGKGIANEVPGPDTPHDHVPRLTNEMVARVQGFPPEWQFAGRKTSVYRQIGNAFPPPVACAIGNSIAHALGVKSRPAKIGIEFVDRHLQAVS is encoded by the coding sequence ATGATCGCATCCTCCTCACAGCTCACCGTGCTCGAAATCTGCGCCGGAGCAGGAGGTCAATCAGTCGGTTTGGAGAAGGCCGGATTCGGACATTCCCTCGCCGTAGAAATTGATGCAGATGCGGCGGCTACTCTTCGCCTAAACCGCCCCGAATGGGACGTGCATCAGGGGGATGTGCGAGAAATCAGTGGCAGTGGGTACAAAGGGGTCGATCTCCTGGCCGGCGGAGTCCCCTGTCCGCCATTCAGCATTGCTGGCAAACAGCTGGGCGCTGACGACGAGCGCGACCTTTTCCCTGAGGCCCTTCGCCTCGTCCGCGAAGCCTCGCCTAGCGCCGTCATGCTTGAAAACGTTAGGGGGTTGGCATCTGCTCGATTCACCCCTTATCGGCAATCAATTTTGGAGGCCCTCGACAAGCTCGGCTACGACGCGGACTGGCAGTTGTTCAACTCCAGCGAGTTCGGTGTCCCACAACTGCGCCCACGATTCATCCTTGTGGCCATGAAACGGCGCCACTTCAGGAAATTCTCCTGGCCCTCAGCGCAAGGGACCCCTCCGAGTGTTGGAAAAATCTTGCTGCCTTTGATGAAGAGCGGTGGTTGGCCTGGGGCGGAGGCCTGGGCAGCACGGGCTAACTACATCGCCCCTACAGTTGTTGGGGGCTCAAAAAAACACGGTGGCGCTGATCTCGGTCCCACCCGCGCGAAAGCAGCGTGGTTGCAGCTGGGCGTCGATGGTAAGGGGATTGCCAATGAGGTTCCTGGCCCCGACACCCCGCATGATCATGTACCGCGGCTGACGAACGAAATGGTCGCCCGCGTTCAGGGGTTCCCCCCGGAGTGGCAGTTTGCAGGCCGTAAAACCTCGGTTTACCGCCAAATTGGTAATGCATTCCCCCCTCCCGTCGCGTGCGCAATCGGGAATTCCATAGCCCATGCTCTCGGAGTGAAGAGCCGTCCGGCCAAGATTGGCATCGAGTTTGTGGACCGTCATCTCCAGGCTGTGAGCTGA
- a CDS encoding site-specific DNA-methyltransferase, which produces MTEVTAGKQSRTFSWSHSGPNLLIEADNLHALGLLSDETFRLIYIDPPFNTGRSQVRHSIKTNRSPTGSRQGFSGERYETIKGAKLAYNDTFDDYWSFLQPRLLEAWRLLADDGTFYLHLDYREVHYAKVCLDSIFGSGCFLNEIIWAYDYGARARKKWPTKHDNILVYVKNPDTYLFNAQAVEYDLYRAPGMGSSPPAADVLPSDVWWHTIVSTMGKEKTGYPTQKPEGILRRIVQASSDPGDWVLDFFAGSGTTGAVAHSLGRKFVMVDQNPESLVTIKARLTSQLRGADNAEGSVQFVSLAPAKPDCA; this is translated from the coding sequence ATGACCGAAGTGACAGCTGGCAAACAATCAAGAACATTTTCTTGGAGTCATTCTGGCCCAAACCTACTTATAGAAGCTGACAATCTACATGCACTCGGCTTGTTGTCCGATGAAACTTTCCGGCTGATTTACATCGACCCGCCTTTCAACACCGGAAGATCTCAAGTTCGGCACTCCATAAAAACAAACCGATCGCCAACCGGCAGCAGGCAGGGTTTCAGCGGTGAGCGGTACGAAACGATCAAGGGTGCTAAATTGGCGTACAACGATACTTTTGATGACTACTGGTCTTTCCTCCAACCGCGCTTGCTCGAAGCCTGGCGTCTGTTGGCCGATGATGGAACCTTTTACCTACACCTCGATTACCGCGAGGTGCACTATGCAAAGGTCTGCCTGGACTCAATCTTTGGAAGCGGATGTTTCTTGAATGAAATCATTTGGGCTTACGATTACGGAGCCCGCGCCCGTAAGAAGTGGCCAACAAAACACGACAACATATTGGTCTACGTAAAAAATCCCGACACATATCTCTTCAACGCACAGGCCGTCGAATATGACCTGTATAGGGCTCCCGGCATGGGTTCATCGCCGCCCGCTGCTGATGTTCTCCCCAGCGATGTCTGGTGGCACACCATTGTGTCCACGATGGGAAAGGAAAAGACGGGATACCCCACACAGAAACCTGAAGGGATTCTTCGACGCATCGTCCAGGCAAGCAGCGACCCGGGTGACTGGGTACTCGATTTCTTTGCGGGGAGCGGGACAACAGGAGCAGTCGCTCATTCGCTCGGACGGAAATTTGTGATGGTTGACCAGAACCCTGAGTCCCTAGTAACGATCAAGGCGAGACTTACCTCCCAGCTGAGAGGTGCCGACAACGCGGAGGGATCAGTCCAATTCGTGTCGCTTGCCCCAGCAAAACCCGACTGCGCCTAA
- a CDS encoding ATP-binding protein, with protein sequence MDIFGVGSLDRKYQTELIRKHLLNLTTSYSDESDVFTELIQNAIDAINLRSASQATDRGELTLLIGRRKGHDHYIYVQDNGVGMAPDLVDKVFIPGFSAGKSQGRSIGYKGVGMSYVVAVSNNMSIRSIQNKIASERTIKYTHDWVVDSEKSEPIVADTFQAPQRVRDLASEIECGTGVYFAFHAGSTPRSLDHTVVVTQGIQKELTYWAGYLCAKTALGLAEPASEHETSIRVRMILDLGEEGTHEASFDREGFSISKGKLGYPFPESVFRVGVDTDTIDATPEGQRHVQHGRRQQAVYHRWAAPDLINDMENLDIEERAGLSTHLRWVTGYLSYSTGVMQEIRKQLGTRAQVVRYGARLVVDGAPQGRPLELALTSDQGLDRQTHIVLGFSDLELDTGRKFVSDERTLSAINKVTQRVVTRLKDYRWALKVKDAEPIDANLADWVNTIMSRAGNSQIPELFTHLKSIPPARVDPGSEQEVIALWTALLTTGSLPGYAMKAISGFNRYDALIDITTEAANAVGMLGSLRTDYRSKSNAVLEFKLSFDDLITDFENNKKIPREMDLVVCWDCPDINMRIGRLRPTYGDWSHERPLRAVSYIWYDDANSVKLPVIALKNVVAEILNENGSKTGAAILAILQNRDSDKLK encoded by the coding sequence GTGGATATATTCGGAGTCGGTTCACTTGATAGAAAATATCAGACAGAGCTAATAAGAAAACACCTACTAAACCTAACAACTTCATACTCTGACGAATCTGACGTATTCACCGAATTGATACAGAATGCAATTGATGCTATCAACCTGCGGTCGGCAAGCCAGGCAACAGACCGTGGCGAACTCACCCTACTCATCGGTCGCCGCAAAGGTCATGATCATTACATCTACGTTCAGGACAACGGTGTAGGCATGGCACCGGATCTAGTGGACAAAGTTTTCATTCCAGGCTTCTCTGCAGGAAAAAGCCAGGGTCGATCGATCGGTTATAAGGGCGTTGGCATGTCCTACGTTGTCGCCGTTTCAAATAATATGTCAATCCGTTCGATACAGAACAAAATCGCCTCAGAGCGCACGATTAAGTACACGCACGACTGGGTAGTTGATAGCGAAAAGTCAGAACCGATTGTCGCCGATACATTTCAAGCACCGCAACGAGTTAGAGACTTAGCTTCCGAAATAGAGTGTGGAACAGGAGTGTACTTTGCTTTTCACGCCGGCTCCACCCCTCGATCACTAGACCATACCGTAGTGGTTACACAAGGAATTCAAAAGGAACTCACATACTGGGCAGGATACTTGTGCGCAAAAACCGCTCTGGGGCTGGCTGAGCCTGCAAGTGAACACGAGACTTCCATTAGGGTCCGAATGATTTTGGACCTCGGAGAGGAGGGAACACACGAAGCTTCATTCGACCGCGAAGGCTTCTCTATTAGCAAAGGCAAGCTTGGCTATCCATTCCCTGAGAGCGTGTTTAGAGTCGGCGTGGATACAGACACTATCGATGCAACGCCCGAGGGGCAGCGGCACGTCCAACATGGCAGACGCCAACAGGCCGTGTATCACCGCTGGGCGGCTCCTGACCTTATCAACGACATGGAGAATCTCGACATTGAAGAGAGAGCCGGACTTTCAACCCACCTGCGCTGGGTCACTGGATATTTATCCTACAGCACCGGTGTAATGCAGGAGATTCGGAAGCAACTGGGAACACGCGCTCAGGTCGTACGCTATGGTGCCCGCCTAGTAGTTGACGGCGCTCCCCAGGGCCGCCCCCTTGAGCTGGCGCTGACGAGCGACCAAGGCCTGGACCGTCAGACTCACATTGTGCTGGGATTCAGCGACTTGGAGCTAGATACAGGCCGGAAGTTTGTATCGGACGAACGAACGCTCAGTGCTATAAATAAGGTTACGCAGCGCGTGGTCACAAGACTAAAGGACTATCGCTGGGCGTTGAAAGTGAAAGACGCGGAGCCAATTGATGCCAACCTGGCAGATTGGGTTAATACCATCATGAGCCGGGCCGGGAATTCTCAAATTCCCGAGTTATTTACTCATTTGAAGTCCATTCCCCCGGCTCGTGTAGATCCCGGTTCGGAGCAAGAGGTGATTGCTCTTTGGACCGCACTCCTTACTACAGGGTCGCTTCCGGGATATGCCATGAAGGCAATATCCGGCTTCAATCGCTATGACGCGCTTATCGACATCACCACGGAGGCCGCTAATGCGGTAGGGATGCTCGGCAGTCTCCGAACCGACTATCGCAGCAAGTCCAATGCCGTACTAGAGTTCAAACTTAGCTTTGACGATCTGATTACCGATTTTGAGAACAATAAGAAGATTCCCCGAGAAATGGATCTAGTAGTCTGTTGGGACTGCCCCGACATAAATATGAGAATAGGTCGCCTCAGACCAACGTATGGGGATTGGTCACACGAACGACCCCTCAGGGCCGTATCATATATCTGGTACGATGATGCCAACTCCGTGAAGCTTCCTGTTATTGCTTTGAAAAATGTCGTGGCAGAAATACTCAACGAAAATGGGAGCAAAACAGGGGCCGCCATTCTTGCGATACTGCAAAATCGCGATTCTGACAAACTTAAATAG